The sequence CGAGTGGGGACCGACCGACGCGGTCAGCCGCATCATCTCGACCCAGGTGCCGCAGCTGCCGGTGCCGAGCACCCCGGACGCCGCCGCCCTGTTCACCGGCGCGGTGCAGCCCGACGGCATCGGACCGGACGCCCTGGCGGCCTTCACGGCGCCGCAGGTGCTGACGATCGACGAGGTGTTGACCGGCGGTACCGGTGGCGACGACGATGACGACGCCAAGAAGAAGTCGAAGCAGTCCTCCGCAGGTGGCCAGTAGCCGGCAGCCGGCCACGGGCAGATTCAATCAACGTTTCGCCGATCGAAAGAAACCATGACTGCAAACACCCTTCCGCTGTTCTACCAACAACCGCATGCGGTGCAGCCGGGCCGCCACGGCGACAAGTCGCTGGCGCGCCAGCCGGATTACCGTTTCGCGGCGCAGACCAACTCGGTGCCGCTGGCGATCACCGAGCTGCCGATCGCCAGCCGTCATTTCCCGATCGTCTTCACCGCCGGCGAGGTGCCGCAGCCGGTGGCCGTGCTGGGCCTGCGCGGCCAGCAGAACATGTTCGTCGACGCCGACGGCCAATGGCAGGCCGGCACCTACATCCCGGCCTACATCCGCCGCTATCCGTTCATCTTCCTGGAGAACGAGGCCCGCACCGAGTTCACCCTGTGCATCGACGAGGCCTCCGCCGCGCTGGTCGACGGCCGCGACAACCCGCTGTTCGACGCCGAAGGCAAGCCGAGCCAGCTGACCAACCATGCGCTGGCCTTCTGCCGCGACTACCAGAGCCACTACAAGGCCACCGCCGAGTTCGCCCAGGCGCTGGCCGCGGCCGACCTGCTGGTCGAGAACCGCGCCGACATCACGCTGCGCGACGGCCAGCGGCTCAGCCTGTCGGGCTTCAAGGTGATCGACGAGGCACGCTTCAACAAGCTGCCGAACGAGACCTTCCTCGAATGGCGCGCCAAGGGCTGGCTGCCTTTCGTCTACTGCCACTTCCTGTCGACCGGCACCTGGACCAACCTGATCGACCACCTGGCCGAGAAGCCCGCCGAGGCCTGATCCGGCCCCGCCCGCAAGAAGCAGAAAGGCCCGGCCGCTCGATGAGCGCCGGGCCTTTTGCCGTCTGCCGTCGTCCGGAACACCGGCCGCGGACCGTACGGTTCACATGTCACAGGCCATGGTAGTCGCGATACCAGGCCACGAACCGCCCGATCCCCTCCGCCAGCGGCGTCGACGGCGCGAAGCCGGTCAGCGCGGCCAGTTCCGAGGTGTCGGCATAGGTGGCCGGCACATCGCCCGCCTGCATGCCGACCGGCTCCTTGATCGCCTCGCGGCCGACCGCGGCCTCGATGGTCTCGATGAACTGCATCAGCGGCACCGGCTGGTGGTTGCCGATGTTCAGGAGCCGCCACGGCGCCCAGCTCCGGTCGGGCCGGCTGCCGTCGCCGTCGGGCGCGGGCGGCAGCGGCAGCAGCTTGACGATGCCGTCGACGATGTCGTCGACGTAGGTGAAGTCGCGCCGCAGCTGGCCGTGGTTGAACACCTTGATCGGCCGGCCCTCGAGGATGGCCGAGGTGAACAGCCAGGGCGCCATGTCGGGCCGGCCCCAGGGGCCGTAGACGGTGAAGAAGCGCAGGCCGGTGCAGGGCATGCCGTAGAGATGGGCGTAGCTGTGCGCCATCGCCTCGTTGGCCTTCTTGGTGGCGGCGTAGAGGCTGACCGGGTGGTCGGTGTTGTCGCGCTCGGCGAACGGCACCTTGTCGTTCTGGCCGTAGACGCTCGACGAACTGGCGTAGACCAGGTGCTGCACCGGATGGCGGCGGCAGGCCTCGAGCAGGTTGGCGAAACCGACCAGGTTGGCCTGCACGTAGGCGCCCGGGTTCTGCAGCGAGTAGCGCACGCCGGCCTGGGCCGCCAGGTGGATCACCGCGTCGAAGCCTTCGGCGGCGAACAGCGCCATCAAGGCCGCGCCGTCGGCGATGTCGAGCCGCTCGAAGCGGAAGCCGGCCAGCGGCTCGATCTGCGCCAGCCGCGCCTCCTTGAGGCTGACCGGGTAGTAGTCGTTGAGGTTGTCGATGCCGACCACGCGGTGGCCGGCCGCCACCAGGGCGCGGGCGGTATGCATGCCGATGAAGCCGGCGGCGCCGGTGAGCAGGATGTTCATGTGCGTTCCGAATCGTGCCGTTGCCAGCGCTCGGCCAGCTTGGCGTATTTGACGAAGGCGAAGAAGCTGCCGATCAGGATGTGGGCGAAGCCGCCGGCGCCGTCGAGGAAGCCGCGCCGCACGAAATAGAAGCGGATGAAGCGCGTCAGCGGCGACAGCGCCATCTTGCCGATGCCGGCGCGGCGGCCGGCGGCGAACAGCGCCTCGGCCTGCAGGTCGGTATAGCGGTTCTGCTTGGTGAGGTAGCTGGCCAGGCTTTCGGCCGAGTCGTGCAGGAGGTCGCCGGCCAGGCTGCCGGTGCCGCCCTCGCGCACCTCCACCTTCTCGTGCACCGCGTCCGCGCTCCAGCCGGCGCGGCGGCGGTCGAACAGCCGCAGGCACCAGTCGGGATAGGCCTCGCCATGGCCCAGGTAGCGGCCGAAGAAGCGGTTGCGGCGGGCGAAGCGATAGGCGGCGTGCTGCGGATCGGCCAGCGCGGCGCGGATCGAGGCGGCCAGTTCGGGCGTCAGGCGCTCGTCGGCGTCGAGGCAGAGCACCCAGTCGTATTGCGCCAGCGCCACCGCCGCGCGCTTCTGCGGGCCGAAGCCGAGGAAGGGCTGGCTGGCGATCCGCGCGCCGTAGCGTTCGGCCAGCGCGAGGGTGCCGTCGTCGCTGCCCGAATCGAGCAGCACGATCTCGTCGGCCAGGCCGCGCGCCGAGTCGAGGCAGGCGGCCAGCTGGCCGGCGGCGTTGCGGGTGATGAGCACCAGGCTGAGTTTCTGCATCGCGCCATTCTAGCCGAGCCGGCCGTTGCGACCGCCGTCGCTATAATCGCGCCATGCCGAAAATCCTGATCGTCCGCCTGTCGTCGATGGGCGACGTGATCCACAACCTGCCCGCGGTCACCGATCTCGCCGCCCATTACCCGAACGCCGAATTGCACTGGGTGGTCGAGGAGGGCTTCGCCGAGCTGCCGGCGCTGCACCCGGCCGTGGTCCGGACCATCCCGTTCGCGCTGCGGCGCTGGCGCAAGAAGCTGCTGGCGCCGGTCCACCGCGACGAGATGCGCGCCTTCCGCGACCGGCTGCGGGCCGAGCGTTACGACCTGGTGATCGACTCGCAGGGCCTGCTCAAGAGCGCGCTGGTGGCGAAGCTGACCGGCGCGCCGATCGCCGGCTACGACCGCCGCAGCATCCGCGAACCGCTGGCGAGCTGGTGCTACGACCAGAAGCTGGCGGTGTCGCGCAGCCTGCACGCGATCGCCCGCAACCGGCTGCTCACGGCGCGCGCGATGGGCTACCAGCCCGGCGAGGCGATCGACTACGGCGTGCAGCCGCCGGCGGTCGACCTGGCCTGGCGGCCGCGCGGCGACTACGCCGTGCTGCTGACCGCCACCAGCCGCGACGACAAGCTGTGGCCCGAGGCCGACTGGGTCGGGCTCGGCCAGTCGCTGGCGCGGCGCGGCATCGTGCCGGTGCTGCCCTGGGGCGGCGAGGCCGAGCGGCTGCGCGCCGAGCGCATCGCGGCGCAGCTGAGCGGCGCGGTGGTCGCGCCGCGGCTGCTGCTGGGCGAGGCGGCGCGGCTGTTGGCCGATGCGCGGCTGGCGGTCGGCGTCGATACCGGCCTGGTCCACCTGGCCGCCGCGGTCGGGGTGCCGACCATCGCGCTGTTCTGCGCCTCCGAACCGGGCCTGACCGGCGTGCTGGCGTCCGGTTACGCGGTCAATCTCGGCGGCTACGGCCGCCCGCCGGCGCTGGCCGAGGTCGAGGCGGCCGTCGCTGGGGCGCTGGCATGATCGTGCGGGCGCTCTACACGCTGGCCTGGTGGTGCCTGTTGCCGCTGGCCTTCGTCTACCTGTGGCGGCGCGGCCGCCGCCAGCCCGCATACCGGCACGATTGGGCCGAGCGGCTCGGCCGTTATCCGGCGGCGCCGGCCGGCCCGCTGATCTGGCTGCACGCGGTGTCCGTCGGCGAGACGCGCGCCGCAGTGCCGCTGGTGCAGGCGCTGCGCGCACGCCATCCCGATCACGCCATCCTGCTCACCCAGATGACGCCGACCGGCCGCGACACCGCGCGCCAGCTGTTCGGCGACAGCGTCACCGTGGCCTATCTGCCCTACGACCTGCCGTTCGCGGTGGGCCGCTTCTTGCGCCATTACCGGCCGCGCTTCGGCGTGCTGATGGAGATGGAGATCTGGCCCAACCTGCTGCACCGGGCGGCCGATGCCGGCGTGCCGCTCTACCTGGTCAATGCACGGCTGTCGGAGAAGTCGCTGCGCGGCTACCGCAAGGTTGCCGCGCTGGTGCGTCCGGCCATGGCGCGGCTGGCGCGGGTGGCGGCGCAGGGCGAGGCGGATGCGGCGCGGCTGCGCGAGATCGGCGCGGCTGCGCCAGTGGTGACCGGCAACATCAAGTTCGACATGCGGCTCGACCCGGCGCTGCTGGCGCGCGGCCAGGCCTGGCGCGCGCGCTTCGGCGGCCGGCCGGTGTGGGCGGCCGCCTGCACGCGCGAGGGCGAGGAGGCGCTGCTGCTCGACGCGCTGGCGCGCGCCGCCTTGCCGGCCGATGCCTTGCTGCTGCTGGTGCCGCGTCATCCGCAGCGCTTCGACGAGGTGGCGGCGCTGCTGGCGGCGCGCGGCCTGAACGCGCAGCGGCGCAGCGATTGGGCCGACGACGCGCCGCTGCCGGCCTCAGTGCAGGTGCTGCTCGGCGACAGCCTGGGCGAGTTGGCCGCCTACTATGCGGCCGCCGACCTGGCCTTCGTCGGCGGCAGCCTGGTGCCGCTGGGCAGCCATAGCGTGATCGAGCCGTGCGCCCAGGGCGTGCCGACGCTGCTCGGTCCGTCGAGCTTCAATTTCGCCGAGGCGGTGCGCGAGGCGGTCGAGCTCGGCGCGGCGAAGCAGCTGCCCGATGCCGATGCGGTGCTGGCCGAGGTGGGACGTCTGTTGGAAGACGAGACGGCGCGCGCGGCGATGGCGGCGGCCGGGCTGGCCTTCGTCGGCCGCCATCGCGGCGCGGTGGAGCGGGTGCTGGCGCTGCTGCCTTAGTCAGCGGATCCGATCGCCGGGCGACCGTAGGAGCGGCTTCAGCCGCGAAGGCGCGGTGGAATCTCGACCGGCCGTGGAAACGCCGGCATTCGCGGCTGAAGCCGCTCCTACAGGTGGATCGCCGTAACGCATGTGAATGTCCGCGAGCGGGCGATCGCGCCTTCAGCCGCGCCGCTTCGCCACCATCGCGGCCAGCGCATCGCGCAAGGGCGACGGTGGTAGCGTAGT is a genomic window of Chitinimonas koreensis containing:
- a CDS encoding SapC family protein, whose product is MTANTLPLFYQQPHAVQPGRHGDKSLARQPDYRFAAQTNSVPLAITELPIASRHFPIVFTAGEVPQPVAVLGLRGQQNMFVDADGQWQAGTYIPAYIRRYPFIFLENEARTEFTLCIDEASAALVDGRDNPLFDAEGKPSQLTNHALAFCRDYQSHYKATAEFAQALAAADLLVENRADITLRDGQRLSLSGFKVIDEARFNKLPNETFLEWRAKGWLPFVYCHFLSTGTWTNLIDHLAEKPAEA
- the waaA gene encoding lipid IV(A) 3-deoxy-D-manno-octulosonic acid transferase → MIVRALYTLAWWCLLPLAFVYLWRRGRRQPAYRHDWAERLGRYPAAPAGPLIWLHAVSVGETRAAVPLVQALRARHPDHAILLTQMTPTGRDTARQLFGDSVTVAYLPYDLPFAVGRFLRHYRPRFGVLMEMEIWPNLLHRAADAGVPLYLVNARLSEKSLRGYRKVAALVRPAMARLARVAAQGEADAARLREIGAAAPVVTGNIKFDMRLDPALLARGQAWRARFGGRPVWAAACTREGEEALLLDALARAALPADALLLLVPRHPQRFDEVAALLAARGLNAQRRSDWADDAPLPASVQVLLGDSLGELAAYYAAADLAFVGGSLVPLGSHSVIEPCAQGVPTLLGPSSFNFAEAVREAVELGAAKQLPDADAVLAEVGRLLEDETARAAMAAAGLAFVGRHRGAVERVLALLP
- the waaC gene encoding lipopolysaccharide heptosyltransferase I, producing MPKILIVRLSSMGDVIHNLPAVTDLAAHYPNAELHWVVEEGFAELPALHPAVVRTIPFALRRWRKKLLAPVHRDEMRAFRDRLRAERYDLVIDSQGLLKSALVAKLTGAPIAGYDRRSIREPLASWCYDQKLAVSRSLHAIARNRLLTARAMGYQPGEAIDYGVQPPAVDLAWRPRGDYAVLLTATSRDDKLWPEADWVGLGQSLARRGIVPVLPWGGEAERLRAERIAAQLSGAVVAPRLLLGEAARLLADARLAVGVDTGLVHLAAAVGVPTIALFCASEPGLTGVLASGYAVNLGGYGRPPALAEVEAAVAGALA
- a CDS encoding glycosyltransferase family 2 protein, producing MQKLSLVLITRNAAGQLAACLDSARGLADEIVLLDSGSDDGTLALAERYGARIASQPFLGFGPQKRAAVALAQYDWVLCLDADERLTPELAASIRAALADPQHAAYRFARRNRFFGRYLGHGEAYPDWCLRLFDRRRAGWSADAVHEKVEVREGGTGSLAGDLLHDSAESLASYLTKQNRYTDLQAEALFAAGRRAGIGKMALSPLTRFIRFYFVRRGFLDGAGGFAHILIGSFFAFVKYAKLAERWQRHDSERT
- a CDS encoding NAD-dependent epimerase, with the protein product MNILLTGAAGFIGMHTARALVAAGHRVVGIDNLNDYYPVSLKEARLAQIEPLAGFRFERLDIADGAALMALFAAEGFDAVIHLAAQAGVRYSLQNPGAYVQANLVGFANLLEACRRHPVQHLVYASSSSVYGQNDKVPFAERDNTDHPVSLYAATKKANEAMAHSYAHLYGMPCTGLRFFTVYGPWGRPDMAPWLFTSAILEGRPIKVFNHGQLRRDFTYVDDIVDGIVKLLPLPPAPDGDGSRPDRSWAPWRLLNIGNHQPVPLMQFIETIEAAVGREAIKEPVGMQAGDVPATYADTSELAALTGFAPSTPLAEGIGRFVAWYRDYHGL